The Tistrella mobilis genome window below encodes:
- a CDS encoding electron transfer flavoprotein-ubiquinone oxidoreductase: MEREVMEFDVVIVGAGPAGLSAAIRLKQLAAENDHDVSVCVIEKGSEVGAHILAGACFEPRALNELIPDWKEKGAPLNQPADEDRFLLLTESNHIRLPTPPQMNNHGNYVISLGNLARWLAEQAEALEVEVYPGFAAAEVLYDEQGRVKGVATGDLGIGRDGEQKSGYTPGVELHAKYTLFAEGARGSLTRMLTDKFGLRDNCDPQTYGIGIKELWEIDPAKHKPGLVIHTIGWPLDTKTYSGSFLYHMENNQVAVGLVIGLDYQNPHISPFDEFQRLKQHPALRDYFEGAKRIAYGARALTEGGFQSVPQLAFPGGVLIGCTAGFMNVPKVKGSHTAMKTGMLAAEAAFEALKDGRANDVLDAYPALYEQSWVYQELKKVRNIRPSFNKGLLAGLAYSALDTYLFRGNAPWTFHHHEDHKSLKPASACKKIVYPKPDGKISFDKLSSVFLSNTNHEEDQPIHLRLKDPSVPVTVNLPTYDAPEQRYCPAGVYEIVQEDAGPRLQINAQNCVHCKTCDIKDPTQNIVWTVPEGAGGPNYPNM; encoded by the coding sequence ATGGAACGGGAAGTGATGGAATTTGACGTGGTCATCGTTGGCGCCGGCCCTGCCGGCCTGTCGGCGGCGATCCGTCTGAAACAGCTCGCCGCCGAGAACGACCACGACGTCTCCGTCTGCGTCATCGAAAAAGGGTCGGAGGTCGGCGCGCATATCCTGGCCGGCGCCTGCTTCGAGCCGCGGGCGCTCAACGAACTGATCCCCGACTGGAAGGAGAAGGGCGCGCCCCTGAACCAGCCGGCCGACGAGGATCGGTTCCTGCTGCTGACGGAGTCCAACCACATCCGGCTGCCGACGCCGCCGCAGATGAACAATCACGGCAACTACGTCATCAGCCTGGGCAATCTGGCCCGCTGGCTGGCGGAGCAGGCCGAGGCGCTGGAGGTCGAGGTCTATCCCGGCTTCGCGGCGGCCGAGGTGCTCTATGACGAGCAGGGCCGGGTGAAGGGCGTCGCCACCGGCGATCTGGGCATCGGCCGCGACGGCGAGCAGAAGTCGGGCTATACCCCGGGTGTCGAGCTGCATGCGAAATACACCCTGTTCGCCGAAGGCGCCCGCGGCTCGCTGACCCGCATGCTGACCGACAAGTTCGGCCTGCGCGACAATTGCGACCCGCAGACCTATGGCATCGGCATCAAGGAGCTGTGGGAGATCGATCCGGCCAAGCACAAGCCGGGCCTGGTCATCCACACCATCGGCTGGCCGCTGGACACCAAGACCTATTCGGGGTCGTTCCTCTATCACATGGAGAACAACCAGGTCGCCGTGGGCCTGGTGATCGGCCTCGACTATCAGAACCCGCATATCTCGCCCTTCGACGAGTTCCAGCGGCTGAAGCAGCATCCGGCGCTGCGCGACTATTTCGAGGGCGCCAAGCGCATCGCCTATGGCGCCCGCGCACTGACCGAGGGCGGCTTCCAGTCGGTCCCGCAGCTGGCCTTCCCGGGCGGCGTGCTGATCGGCTGCACGGCGGGCTTCATGAACGTGCCCAAGGTCAAGGGCAGCCACACGGCGATGAAGACCGGCATGCTGGCCGCCGAAGCCGCCTTCGAGGCGCTGAAGGACGGCCGGGCGAACGACGTGCTCGACGCCTATCCGGCGCTCTATGAACAGAGCTGGGTGTATCAGGAACTGAAGAAGGTGCGGAACATCCGCCCCTCCTTCAACAAAGGCCTGCTGGCCGGCCTCGCCTATTCGGCGCTGGACACCTATCTGTTCCGCGGCAATGCGCCCTGGACCTTCCACCACCACGAAGACCACAAGTCGCTGAAGCCGGCCTCGGCCTGCAAGAAGATCGTCTATCCCAAGCCCGACGGAAAGATCAGCTTCGACAAGCTGTCCTCGGTGTTCCTGTCGAACACCAATCACGAGGAGGATCAGCCGATCCATCTGCGGCTGAAGGATCCGTCGGTGCCGGTGACGGTGAACCTGCCCACATATGACGCCCCCGAGCAGCGCTATTGCCCGGCCGGCGTGTACGAGATCGTGCAGGAAGACGCCGGCCCGCGGCTGCAGATCAACGCGCAGAACTGCGTGCACTGCAAGACCTGCGACATCAAGGACCCGACCCAGAACATCGTCTGGACGGTGCCCGAGGGCGCGGGCGGCCCCAACTATCCCAACATGTGA
- a CDS encoding winged helix-turn-helix transcriptional regulator: MDRTAAGDSCQGVSEVLGRIGDKWTIQVIVALRHAPQRFNAIKRHVSGISQQMLTRTLKALERDGMVERTVHPDTPPRVEYALTPLGHSLAHSVKQLAEWATAHQKIIQDNRLQYDARVNPE; this comes from the coding sequence ATGGATAGGACTGCTGCGGGTGACAGTTGCCAGGGCGTCAGTGAGGTTCTCGGTCGGATCGGTGACAAGTGGACCATTCAGGTAATCGTAGCGCTCCGGCACGCTCCCCAGCGTTTCAATGCGATCAAGAGGCACGTCAGTGGCATTTCCCAGCAGATGCTGACCAGGACGCTCAAGGCCCTGGAACGCGACGGAATGGTCGAGAGGACGGTGCATCCCGACACGCCACCTCGAGTCGAATATGCATTGACGCCGTTGGGGCACTCGTTGGCGCACAGTGTGAAGCAGCTGGCCGAATGGGCGACTGCTCATCAAAAGATCATCCAGGATAATCGTCTTCAATACGATGCTCGGGTGAATCCCGAGTAG
- a CDS encoding helix-turn-helix transcriptional regulator has translation MAAHLRTYSRATRDALTLMGGQIRLARKQRRLSEAELAARIGIARSTLQLIEKGHPKAEIGLVFEAAHLVGIPLFVADPSDLPDRIARVEDKLALLPRSIRQRRTEVVDDF, from the coding sequence ATGGCGGCGCATCTGCGTACCTATTCGCGGGCGACCCGGGATGCGCTCACCCTGATGGGCGGACAGATCCGGCTTGCCCGCAAGCAGCGCCGACTGTCGGAAGCAGAGCTTGCCGCCCGCATCGGCATCGCGCGCAGCACCCTGCAACTGATCGAGAAGGGCCATCCGAAGGCCGAAATCGGCCTGGTCTTCGAAGCTGCCCATCTGGTCGGCATTCCGCTGTTCGTGGCCGACCCGTCGGACCTGCCCGACCGCATCGCCCGCGTCGAGGACAAGCTCGCCCTGCTGCCGCGGTCGATCCGGCAGCGGCGGACGGAGGTGGTCGATGACTTCTGA
- the moaB gene encoding molybdenum cofactor biosynthesis protein B, translated as MPGRIDESRPFLAVNIALLTVSDSRTPETDTSGDLLAGRIAAAGHNLAARLILPDDEDQLAAQFAAWADHPEIDVVISTGGTGVTGRDVTPEALRRVIEKPIEGFGELFRWLSFAKIGTSTVQSRALAGVAKGTYFFAVPGSTSACRDAWDEILVLQLDNRHRPCNFVELMPRLREHEA; from the coding sequence ATGCCCGGCCGCATCGACGAGAGCCGCCCGTTTCTGGCCGTCAACATCGCCCTGCTGACGGTTTCCGACAGCCGCACGCCCGAGACCGATACCTCCGGCGACCTGCTCGCCGGCCGCATCGCCGCAGCCGGCCATAATCTCGCCGCCCGGCTGATCCTGCCCGACGACGAAGACCAGCTGGCCGCGCAATTCGCAGCCTGGGCCGACCATCCCGAAATCGACGTCGTCATCTCAACGGGCGGCACCGGCGTCACCGGCCGCGACGTCACCCCGGAAGCCCTGCGCCGGGTGATCGAGAAGCCGATCGAGGGCTTCGGCGAGCTGTTCCGCTGGCTGTCCTTCGCCAAGATCGGCACCTCCACCGTCCAGTCCCGCGCCCTCGCCGGCGTGGCGAAGGGCACCTATTTCTTCGCCGTGCCCGGCTCGACGTCGGCCTGCCGCGATGCCTGGGACGAGATCCTGGTCCTGCAGCTCGACAACCGTCACCGCCCGTGCAATTTCGTCGAACTGATGCCCCGGCTGCGCGAACACGAAGCCTGA
- the exbD gene encoding TonB system transport protein ExbD encodes MAARLDDGDDLTESHEINVTPFIDVMLVLLIIFMVAAPLATVDVPVNLPTSTATPQPRPAKPVFLTIKQDLSLALGEEAVPRDQLRAALDKATQNNPDERILLRADQSVDYGQLMGVMNELRTAGYLKIGLVGLESATAAAAAAGQQQAAAR; translated from the coding sequence ATGGCAGCCAGGCTCGACGACGGCGACGATCTGACCGAATCGCACGAAATCAACGTCACCCCCTTCATCGACGTGATGCTGGTGCTGCTGATCATCTTCATGGTCGCAGCCCCGCTCGCCACCGTCGATGTGCCGGTCAACCTGCCCACCTCCACCGCCACGCCCCAGCCGCGCCCCGCCAAGCCGGTCTTCCTGACCATCAAACAGGATCTGAGCCTGGCGCTCGGCGAAGAGGCGGTGCCGCGCGACCAGCTGAGGGCGGCGCTGGACAAGGCGACGCAGAACAATCCCGATGAGCGCATCCTGCTCCGCGCGGATCAGAGCGTCGATTACGGCCAGTTGATGGGGGTGATGAACGAGCTCCGGACGGCCGGCTATCTCAAGATCGGCCTGGTCGGCCTTGAATCCGCCACCGCGGCGGCCGCGGCCGCCGGGCAGCAGCAGGCCGCCGCCAGATGA
- the exbB gene encoding tonB-system energizer ExbB produces MRHTAFRHLTAAILLAMTVAAPAMAQSPTITAAPATAGAARPAATPSQPAGGEVLPADATNDQAAAAAADAEDMADDEAMTDDEAMTGTLPHDLSPIGMFMAADIVVKAVMTGLALASVATWTVWLVKSLELAAARRRVRRDLATLDEVRSLAEAVAEMDGQRGPAAALVRAAVAETRITREVTAGRPPASGAGLESRVASRLARIEARAGRMIARGTGILATIGSTAPFVGLFGTVWGIMNSFIGISESQTTNLAVVAPGIAEALLATAIGLVAAIPAVIIYNIFARAITGYRAELADASAAVARLVSRDLDRGGIAVVPAQTIGG; encoded by the coding sequence ATGCGCCACACGGCTTTCAGACACCTCACCGCCGCCATCCTGCTTGCGATGACGGTTGCGGCCCCGGCGATGGCCCAAAGCCCGACGATCACGGCCGCCCCGGCGACAGCCGGGGCGGCCCGCCCGGCGGCCACGCCCTCGCAGCCCGCGGGCGGTGAAGTCCTGCCGGCCGACGCAACCAACGATCAGGCAGCGGCCGCAGCCGCGGACGCCGAGGACATGGCCGATGATGAGGCCATGACCGATGATGAGGCCATGACCGGCACCCTGCCCCACGACCTGTCGCCGATCGGCATGTTCATGGCCGCCGACATCGTGGTGAAGGCGGTGATGACCGGTCTTGCCCTCGCCTCGGTCGCAACCTGGACGGTCTGGCTGGTGAAGAGCCTGGAACTTGCCGCCGCCCGCCGCCGGGTCCGCCGCGATCTGGCGACGCTCGACGAGGTCCGCAGCCTGGCCGAAGCCGTGGCCGAGATGGACGGCCAGCGCGGCCCCGCCGCCGCCCTGGTCCGCGCGGCCGTGGCCGAGACCCGCATCACCCGCGAGGTGACCGCCGGCCGGCCGCCGGCATCCGGTGCCGGCCTTGAATCCCGCGTGGCCTCGCGCCTGGCGCGGATCGAGGCGCGCGCCGGGCGGATGATCGCCCGCGGCACCGGCATCCTGGCGACCATCGGTTCCACCGCCCCCTTCGTCGGCCTGTTCGGCACGGTCTGGGGCATCATGAACAGCTTCATCGGCATCAGCGAAAGCCAGACCACCAATCTGGCCGTGGTCGCCCCCGGCATCGCCGAGGCGCTGCTCGCCACCGCCATCGGCCTGGTCGCCGCGATCCCGGCGGTGATCATCTACAACATCTTCGCCCGCGCCATCACCGGCTACCGCGCCGAGCTGGCCGATGCCTCGGCAGCGGTCGCACGTCTCGTCTCACGCGATCTGGACCGCGGCGGCATCGCGGTCGTCCCCGCCCAGACGATCGGAGGCTGA
- a CDS encoding uracil-DNA glycosylase family protein gives MTTIDPTPAAAISALATWYMEWGVETATTDSPADWYAAAAAARDRLLRDRPRAADGAPAPAGEGARMRGARAPAPAVPRADPAAVDPLSPESAAALARSHAGAARSLAELEQAIRAFDGCALKATASNTVFADGNPEADLMLVGEAPGAEEDRRGLPFVGQSGRLLDRMLKAIGRDRGSVYITNVLPWRPPGNRTPTPAEIAACLPFALRHIALVRPKLVVAVGGVSAKALLDRPEGITRLRGRSATLDLPGLAGPLPVFATFHPAYLLRQPAQKRLAWGDWLRIAEILEKQSSPVP, from the coding sequence ATGACGACGATCGATCCGACACCGGCAGCGGCCATCTCCGCACTCGCCACGTGGTATATGGAGTGGGGGGTAGAGACCGCCACCACCGATAGCCCGGCCGACTGGTATGCCGCCGCCGCGGCCGCCCGGGACAGGCTGCTGCGCGACCGGCCCAGGGCAGCCGATGGCGCCCCCGCCCCGGCGGGCGAAGGGGCACGCATGCGCGGCGCCAGGGCGCCGGCGCCGGCCGTGCCGCGGGCGGATCCGGCCGCCGTCGACCCGCTCTCGCCCGAAAGCGCCGCGGCCCTTGCCCGCAGCCATGCGGGTGCCGCCCGAAGCCTGGCCGAGCTGGAACAGGCGATCCGCGCTTTCGACGGCTGCGCTCTCAAGGCCACCGCGTCGAACACCGTCTTCGCCGACGGCAACCCCGAAGCCGATCTCATGCTGGTGGGCGAGGCGCCGGGCGCCGAAGAGGACCGGCGCGGCCTGCCCTTCGTCGGCCAGTCGGGCCGTCTGCTCGACCGCATGCTGAAGGCGATCGGCCGCGATCGCGGCAGTGTCTATATCACCAATGTGCTGCCCTGGCGCCCGCCGGGCAACCGCACGCCCACCCCGGCGGAGATTGCCGCCTGCCTGCCCTTTGCCCTGCGGCATATCGCTCTGGTCCGCCCGAAGCTGGTCGTGGCCGTGGGCGGGGTTTCCGCCAAGGCTCTGCTCGACCGCCCCGAGGGCATCACCCGACTGCGCGGACGCTCCGCAACCCTCGATCTTCCGGGGCTGGCGGGGCCGCTGCCGGTCTTTGCGACCTTCCATCCCGCCTATCTTCTCCGCCAGCCGGCGCAGAAGCGTCTGGCCTGGGGCGACTGGCTCAGAATCGCGGAAATCCTTGAAAAGCAATCATCCCCGGTTCCGTGA
- a CDS encoding transglycosylase SLT domain-containing protein produces MAGFGLVDSFEEWPQVLSDADAERYARIFALQSDGRFDEADRLIARLGDRLLMGHVTEQRLMHPTAYTASYDELRDWMAFYGDHPDAERIYALAMKRRPGNEARPREPERPEETVIPVASRQPSTVDQLDSYSAADGLKGAQARRARALEAQIAARIRKGEADAAEKLVNSAEVQKLFDRPALDQARIRVAALHLVQGQIARAYELAGPAADRSAAIVPYGHWTAGLAAWKLGRAETARRHFELFARTAGLSAWNEAAGAFWAARANMALGDFDTAQTWLDRAARQPLTFYGQIARAMVGAPTGDVWQPSLSGGVTPGQRRALLQSEAARRALALGQIGEYDRAAGEVELVAAAASPEEAPAVVELAEQVNAPEAAIVIGRKVAAASGMPDVASIFPVPDYTPRGGFSVDRALLYALARKESNFNPHAVSPAGARGLMQLMPGTAQLVANSLGLGGGLSLSRPDVNLQLGQAYLRRLMDESYIGNNLVNVLVAYNAGPGNLRRWQESRGISADEDPLFFVETIPVAETRDFLEQVLTNLWIYRSRLGQTSPSLAALAEGDWPSYETIDGNVGSDNAAIASRR; encoded by the coding sequence ATGGCGGGATTCGGTCTGGTCGATTCGTTCGAAGAGTGGCCTCAGGTCCTCTCTGATGCGGATGCCGAGCGCTATGCCCGGATTTTTGCACTGCAGTCGGATGGCCGCTTCGACGAGGCGGACAGGCTGATCGCGCGCCTTGGCGACCGGCTGCTGATGGGCCATGTGACCGAACAGCGACTGATGCATCCGACCGCCTATACCGCAAGCTATGACGAGCTGCGGGACTGGATGGCGTTCTATGGCGATCACCCCGATGCCGAACGGATCTATGCGCTGGCGATGAAGCGCCGCCCGGGCAACGAGGCCCGCCCGCGCGAGCCGGAGCGGCCCGAGGAGACGGTGATCCCCGTTGCCAGCCGCCAGCCCAGCACCGTCGATCAGCTGGACAGCTACTCGGCCGCCGACGGGCTGAAGGGCGCCCAGGCCAGGCGGGCACGGGCCCTCGAAGCCCAGATCGCCGCCCGCATCCGCAAGGGTGAGGCCGATGCCGCCGAGAAGCTGGTCAACTCGGCCGAGGTCCAGAAGCTTTTCGACCGACCGGCCCTCGATCAGGCCCGGATCCGCGTCGCCGCGCTGCATCTCGTCCAGGGGCAGATCGCCCGGGCCTATGAACTTGCCGGCCCCGCGGCCGACCGGTCGGCCGCGATCGTGCCCTATGGCCACTGGACCGCAGGCCTCGCCGCCTGGAAGCTCGGCCGGGCGGAAACCGCCCGCCGCCACTTCGAACTCTTCGCCCGCACGGCCGGCCTCTCGGCCTGGAACGAGGCGGCCGGTGCCTTCTGGGCAGCGCGGGCCAATATGGCGCTGGGTGATTTCGACACCGCGCAGACCTGGCTCGACCGCGCCGCCCGTCAGCCGCTCACCTTCTATGGCCAGATCGCGCGCGCCATGGTCGGGGCGCCGACCGGCGACGTCTGGCAGCCCTCGCTTTCCGGTGGGGTGACCCCGGGCCAGCGCCGGGCGCTGCTGCAGAGCGAAGCCGCCCGCCGCGCCCTGGCGCTCGGCCAGATCGGCGAATATGATCGCGCCGCCGGAGAGGTGGAACTGGTGGCGGCTGCCGCCTCCCCCGAAGAGGCGCCGGCGGTGGTCGAACTGGCCGAACAGGTGAACGCGCCCGAAGCCGCCATCGTCATCGGCCGCAAGGTCGCCGCGGCCTCGGGCATGCCGGATGTCGCCTCGATCTTCCCGGTGCCCGATTACACCCCACGCGGCGGCTTTTCGGTCGACCGGGCCCTGCTCTATGCGCTGGCCCGCAAGGAAAGCAACTTCAACCCGCATGCCGTCAGCCCTGCCGGGGCCCGCGGCCTGATGCAGCTGATGCCGGGCACGGCGCAGCTGGTGGCCAACAGCCTGGGGCTGGGCGGGGGGCTGTCGCTCAGCCGTCCGGACGTGAACCTTCAGCTGGGCCAGGCCTATCTCCGCCGGCTGATGGACGAATCCTATATCGGCAACAACCTGGTCAACGTGCTGGTCGCCTATAACGCCGGCCCGGGCAATCTGCGCCGCTGGCAGGAAAGCCGCGGCATCTCCGCCGACGAGGATCCGCTGTTCTTCGTCGAGACCATTCCGGTTGCCGAGACCCGCGATTTCCTTGAGCAGGTGCTGACCAATCTCTGGATCTACCGCAGCCGGCTGGGCCAGACCTCGCCGTCGCTCGCAGCCCTGGCAGAGGGCGACTGGCCGTCCTACGAGACGATCGACGGCAATGTCGGCAGCGACAACGCCGCCATCGCCTCGCGCCGCTGA
- a CDS encoding PA0069 family radical SAM protein: protein MDPFKPLTRRPGQRQAEADRAAAAARLGLDPHRGRGAVSNRDGRFERFRHQAADDGWGQAEAEAASAAPAGARRRTELRSVAARTALARNDSPDIPFDASINPYRGCEHGCIYCYARPSHAYLGLSPGLDFETVIEVKRGLAEALIRDLSKPGYVPSTITIGGNTDPYQPAEKTEGLTRAAIEVLTRHRHPFAIITKSALVLRDLDLIAPAAAAGLAQVAVSVTTLDAGLARAMEPRAATPARRIEAIRGLAAAGVPVTVMAAPLVPGLTDHELEGILAAAAEAGAVRAGWIMLRLPREIAGLFEEWLRLERPARAERVLAAVRATRGGALYDSGFGRRMTGTGTEAKLIADRFRLACRRLGLNERSYKLTTSLFTPPARPTRAERAGQMDLFGRG from the coding sequence ATGGATCCCTTCAAGCCCCTGACCCGACGGCCCGGCCAGCGCCAGGCCGAGGCCGATCGTGCGGCCGCCGCGGCACGGCTCGGTCTCGACCCGCATCGCGGCCGGGGTGCGGTCAGCAATCGCGACGGCCGGTTCGAACGCTTCCGCCATCAGGCCGCCGATGACGGCTGGGGCCAGGCCGAGGCCGAGGCGGCGTCCGCCGCGCCGGCCGGGGCGCGCCGCAGAACCGAGCTGCGCAGCGTCGCCGCCCGCACGGCGCTGGCCCGCAACGACAGCCCCGACATCCCCTTCGACGCCTCGATCAACCCCTATCGGGGCTGCGAGCATGGCTGCATCTACTGCTATGCCCGGCCGAGCCACGCCTATCTCGGCCTGTCGCCGGGGCTCGATTTCGAAACGGTGATCGAGGTGAAGCGCGGCCTGGCCGAGGCGCTGATCCGCGACCTGTCGAAGCCCGGCTATGTCCCCTCCACCATCACCATCGGCGGCAATACCGATCCCTATCAGCCGGCCGAAAAGACCGAAGGGCTGACCCGGGCCGCGATCGAGGTGCTGACCCGCCATCGCCACCCCTTCGCGATCATCACCAAATCGGCCCTGGTGCTCCGCGACCTGGATCTGATCGCGCCGGCCGCCGCCGCCGGCCTCGCCCAGGTGGCCGTCTCGGTCACGACGCTGGATGCCGGCCTTGCCCGCGCCATGGAACCCCGCGCCGCCACCCCCGCCCGCCGGATTGAGGCGATCCGCGGCCTGGCCGCGGCCGGCGTGCCGGTGACGGTGATGGCGGCCCCGCTGGTGCCCGGCCTCACCGATCACGAATTGGAGGGCATTCTCGCCGCCGCGGCAGAGGCGGGCGCGGTGCGCGCCGGCTGGATCATGCTACGCCTGCCGCGGGAAATCGCCGGCCTGTTCGAGGAATGGCTGCGCCTGGAACGCCCGGCCCGGGCCGAGCGGGTTCTGGCCGCCGTGCGCGCCACCCGCGGCGGCGCGCTCTACGACAGCGGCTTCGGCCGGCGGATGACCGGCACCGGCACCGAGGCGAAGCTGATCGCCGACCGCTTCCGCCTCGCCTGCCGCAGGCTTGGCCTGAACGAGCGCTCATACAAGCTCACCACGTCCCTGTTCACCCCGCCGGCCCGCCCCACAAGAGCGGAGCGTGCGGGCCAGATGGATCTGTTCGGGCGGGGGTAA
- a CDS encoding type II toxin-antitoxin system HipA family toxin — protein sequence MTSDPGEAAPGMPMEAYVWIWLPGRTEPVVAGRLARDGSGHVFNYGRSYLDRPDAIPIYLPELPLRRGAIRPAPPLEMAGALRDGAPDAWGRRVIINRLTGLKGMAAGAVDLDDLTFMLNAGSDRIGALDFQAAPDRYRPREADQTVTIEDLHAAAGHVERGEPVPPALDKALFHGSSIGGARPKALIDDGRTKLIAKFSATNDTYAVVKAEYVAMRLARDAAGLDVAPVRLARANGKDVLLVERFDRVWTERGWTRRAMVSALTMLGLHEMEARYASYRDLADLVRARFTRPRETLRELFGRVVFNVLSGNTDDHARNHAAFWDGASLTLTPAYDICPQLRSGRDANQAMLIGETDRRSRLETCRMAAHAFLLGDAEARAIIAAQIAGIRAHWARICDEAELSATDRALLWRRQFLNDYAFEDFDDRD from the coding sequence ATGACTTCTGATCCCGGAGAGGCTGCGCCCGGCATGCCGATGGAGGCCTATGTCTGGATCTGGCTGCCCGGACGCACGGAGCCCGTTGTCGCCGGCCGCCTGGCCCGTGACGGCAGCGGTCATGTCTTCAACTATGGCCGATCCTATCTCGATCGGCCGGATGCCATCCCGATCTATCTGCCGGAACTGCCGCTGAGGCGGGGTGCGATCCGCCCTGCCCCCCCACTGGAGATGGCGGGAGCCCTGCGTGACGGTGCGCCCGATGCCTGGGGGCGTCGGGTCATCATCAATCGTCTGACCGGCCTGAAAGGGATGGCGGCCGGTGCGGTGGATCTCGACGACCTCACCTTCATGCTGAATGCCGGCTCCGACCGGATCGGCGCGCTCGACTTTCAGGCGGCGCCGGACCGGTATCGGCCCCGCGAGGCGGATCAGACGGTGACGATCGAGGATCTGCACGCCGCTGCCGGACATGTGGAACGTGGGGAGCCTGTGCCGCCGGCCCTGGACAAGGCGCTCTTCCATGGCAGTTCCATCGGCGGCGCCCGCCCGAAGGCCCTGATCGACGACGGCCGGACGAAGCTGATCGCCAAGTTTTCGGCCACGAACGATACCTATGCGGTGGTGAAGGCGGAGTACGTCGCGATGCGACTTGCCCGGGATGCGGCCGGTCTTGATGTTGCGCCGGTCCGGCTCGCCAGAGCGAATGGCAAGGATGTGCTTCTGGTCGAGCGTTTTGATCGGGTGTGGACGGAGCGCGGCTGGACACGGCGTGCCATGGTGTCCGCACTGACCATGCTTGGCCTGCACGAAATGGAGGCGCGCTATGCCAGTTACCGGGATCTTGCCGACCTCGTTCGGGCGCGCTTCACCCGGCCGCGGGAGACATTGAGGGAACTGTTCGGACGGGTGGTCTTCAACGTCCTGTCAGGCAATACCGACGATCACGCCCGCAATCATGCCGCCTTCTGGGACGGCGCCTCGCTGACCCTGACGCCCGCCTATGACATCTGCCCGCAGCTTCGCAGCGGCCGGGACGCCAATCAGGCGATGCTGATCGGGGAGACCGACCGCCGCAGCCGTCTTGAAACCTGCCGCATGGCCGCCCACGCCTTTCTGCTCGGCGATGCGGAGGCGCGTGCCATCATTGCGGCGCAGATCGCAGGCATTCGCGCGCACTGGGCACGCATATGCGATGAGGCGGAGCTGAGCGCGACCGACCGCGCCCTGCTGTGGCGGCGCCAGTTTCTGAACGACTATGCCTTCGAGGATTTTGACGACAGAGACTGA
- a CDS encoding energy transducer TonB, producing the protein MSAGADMLRTPGAVRWGAAGLVILALHGGALLVAAAPWEMTPPPPLPEAAVMIDLAPLPAAPPSPAPTPPQEAAPDPAPAPEPEVVEPDLPDLPPPPPVPVPDPEPLQVAPKPKPKPPAPPKVQVRTPPRPVPPKVQKPVEQPPETVPENATAQASGAPAAPTQSSAPAGPPAPSAPASYMTTDAARSWQAEMFAHLERHRRYPRQAQLRNQQGQVTLRFSIDREGHVLASSIERPSGNALFDRETLAMMKRADPLPPPPADIPSTELTFVVPVIFSLR; encoded by the coding sequence ATGAGCGCCGGCGCCGACATGCTGCGCACCCCCGGCGCCGTTCGCTGGGGGGCTGCCGGGCTGGTGATCCTGGCGCTGCACGGCGGCGCGCTGCTCGTCGCAGCGGCGCCCTGGGAGATGACCCCGCCGCCGCCGCTGCCGGAAGCGGCGGTGATGATCGACCTCGCCCCGCTGCCGGCCGCACCGCCCTCGCCCGCGCCCACCCCGCCCCAGGAAGCCGCGCCCGACCCGGCACCGGCCCCCGAGCCCGAGGTGGTGGAGCCCGACCTGCCCGATCTGCCGCCACCGCCGCCCGTGCCGGTGCCGGACCCGGAGCCCCTGCAGGTGGCGCCGAAGCCGAAACCCAAGCCGCCGGCGCCGCCCAAGGTGCAGGTCCGCACGCCGCCCAGGCCCGTGCCGCCCAAGGTGCAGAAGCCGGTCGAACAGCCGCCGGAGACGGTGCCCGAGAACGCGACCGCCCAGGCATCGGGCGCCCCCGCCGCACCGACACAGTCCTCGGCCCCGGCCGGTCCGCCCGCGCCCTCGGCGCCCGCCTCCTACATGACCACCGATGCCGCGCGCAGCTGGCAGGCGGAGATGTTCGCCCATCTGGAACGCCATCGCCGCTATCCGCGCCAGGCCCAGCTGCGCAACCAGCAGGGCCAGGTGACGCTGCGCTTCAGCATCGACCGCGAGGGCCATGTGCTCGCCTCGTCGATCGAGCGGCCGTCGGGCAATGCGCTCTTCGACCGCGAGACGCTGGCCATGATGAAGCGCGCCGATCCGCTGCCGCCGCCGCCGGCCGACATCCCGTCGACGGAACTCACCTTCGTGGTCCCCGTCATCTTCTCGCTGCGCTGA